One Dasypus novemcinctus isolate mDasNov1 chromosome 27, mDasNov1.1.hap2, whole genome shotgun sequence genomic window, TGTGGCTTTTATTCTCTGGACAATTCTGCTGACCTCATCCGCCATGTCTACTTCCACTGCTATCACACCAAGCTGAAACAGTGGGGGCTGCAGGCCTTGCAAAGTCAGGCTGACCTCACCCCCTGCATCCTGGACTTCCACAGCCGGAATGTCATCCCTGACATCCCTGACCACTTCCTGTGTCTGTGGGAGCACTGCGAGGTCAGCAGGCAGTGCCATTACTAGGGGTGAAAGTGGGGATCTTAAGTTAAAATGTGTTGACCCTTTCAGGGCTTCCCCATATTCATTCCCAAGAGTCCTCTAGTACCTCTCCTGCATTTCTGAGAAGCCCCTTTTGGATACATAGGGGTAAGAGTCCCTCCACTCAGTCCGAGTCCTTACCCCAAGTTGCCCTGGCACAGAGCTCCTTCGACAATCCCGAGTGGTTCTATCGACATGTGGAAGCACACAGCCTGTGCTGTGAATACCAGGCGGTCGGCAAGGACAACCACGTGGTGCTGTGTGGCTGGAAAGGTAGGGCCACTCCTTAACTTCTGGCCTCTGGAAGAAACCCTGGGGTTGCTAAGGGGATCGGGCAGCCAGGGAAGGGACCCATCCTGAGGGGCAAGATTGGGCGCCCACTGGAGAGACTTGGAGGTACCAGAGCTGACACTGGGGGTTTGTGGCTGGACCTTGCTGGATCTTCCTTCCCAGGCTGTACCTGCACCTTCAAGGACCGCTGTAAGCTTCGAGAGCACCTCCGCAGCCACACCCAGGAGAAGGTGGTAGCCTGCCCCACCTGCGGAGGCATGTTTGCCAACAACACCAAGTTCTTCGATCACATCCGTCGCCAGACCTCATTGGATCGTAAGCAGTCAGAAAAGAAGGGGGGTGGCTGCAGTCTGTCTGCTCGGAGTGGGGTATGTCCACAGGGAGGTGGCCACTGAGGGTATCTGTAACTGGCTACTCTCCCTTTAGAGCTCAGTCTTCTCCTACAAAGAGATTTTGCTGATTCAGATTTATTGGATACTTTTATTcagtacctactgtgtgccataTTAGTTTTCTCAGTTAATGCTTACAACAGCCCCATAAGGTAGGTTCCTGATCCCTGTTTTTGTGGaaatcaaggctcagagaggATGAATCGCTTATGTGAGAGCAGTTGCCACAGCTACTTAGTGGTGAAGCTAAGATTCTAACTTAGGTTCTCACTGTCAAGTCCCATGCTCTTGCCCTGGCACTATGTCCACCAGAGCTTGCCAAGCAGCCTTCTCCTTGGGTAATTTTCTTCTGCCTGTGaccatctccccccccccccgcccccagcttgCCATCATGACAGCTCTCCTTTCttttgcccaccccaccccagagcAACGCTTTCAGTGCTCTCACTGTTCCAAGAGGTTTGCCACGGAGCGGCTGTTACGGGACCACATGCGGAATCATGGTGAGAATCCTGCACCCCCAGCCTCCCTGCCTTGGCTGCATCGGCCCTCCAACCTCAGCCCCCTCTCTGCTCCTCTCAGTGAATCACTATAAGTGCCCTCTGTGTGACATGACCTGCCCGCTGCCTTCCTCCCTCCGCAACCACATGCGCTTTCGCCACAGCGAGGACCGGCCCTTTAAATGTGACTACTGTGACTACAGGTAGGGAGACCCAGGGCCAGAACACAGACTCATGGTCCCAGGTCTCCTGTGCATTCTAACCCCTCCTGATCTCTCCTGGCAGCTGTAAAAACCTGATTGACCTCCGGAAGCACCTAGATACCCATAGCAAGGAGCCAGCCTACAGGTGTGATTTTGAGAACTGCAGCTTCAGCGCCCGCTCCCTCTGCTCAGTCAAGTCCCATTACCGCAGGGTACATGAAGTgagtgggctgggggtggggagggcaagCTGAAGTGTCAGGGAGCCCAGGGTGAAGAGCTGGCCTCAgtactctctccccttccctccagggAGACTCAGAGCCAAGATACAAATGTCATGTATGTGACAAATGCTTCACACGGGGCAACAGCCTCACCGTCCACCTTCGCAAGAAGCACCAGTTCAGGTGGCCCTCAGGGCACCCCCGTTTTCGGTATGTTTCTCATCCTTCCACCTGCCCCCCAAATTCATACATATTTTCCTCTGTATCTATTCAACAAGTTAAAAACCTTGCATTTGGTGGTACTTTCACATCCACCATCTCCATTTAGGCTCACAGAACCCTGTTGATAGTAGTGGGGCAaagattattttttctgatttctgaacCCAAGGCTCTGAAAATGAATGGTAGCCGAACTCCTGTAGTCAAACTAGAACTAGAACCCGAGGGTCCTGATCTTTGCTCTGTGGCTGTTTCATCTTCCATAaataattttttgatactcccTCCTCTGATACAGTCTGTCTCAATCtctcactttcttttctctttctcctctctctttctctttctctttttctctctcttatacTTTGGGATggtttcttcaaaaaaattttcattatgaGTAATgatctttcttgccttttcttctgtgtatttGATAAAGACTTTGTCTTGAGACGTTCATCATCTAGGAACCTCTTCCATCCCTCATGTTTGTCCCTAACTTGCCGATTTCCAGGCCATTTCTCCATCCCCTGCCCATGTTTGCGCCTCTTTGTGCTCCTCCTCCATCAGGTACAAAGAGCATGAAGATGGCTACATGCGGCTCCAGCTGGTTCGCTATGAGAGtgtagagctgacacagcaactcCTGCGGCAGCCACAAGAGGGATCAGGCCTGGGGGCATCCCTGAATGAGAGCGGCCTGCAGGGCATCATTCTAGAAACGGTGCCAGGGGAGCCCGAGGCCGCCGATGAAGAGGAaggtgggggtggtgaggggaCAACACTCTCAGCCCCTCAGGACACCTCCAGCCCTGTTGTCCATGTGGTGAATCAGACCAACATCCAAGGTGAACGAGAGATCGTCTACTATGTGCTGTCAGAAGCCCCAGGAGAGCCGCCCCCTGCCTCTGAGCCATCTTCAGGGGGCATCGTGGAAAAGCTTCAGGGGTTAGCTGAGGAGCCGGAGGTCCAGATGGTGTGAAGGCTGCAGAGCCCAACCATTCCTACCCCaggccccggggtttgagccgGGCAGCCCTTGTCAGTGGATGCCTTTTGGAGTGGTGCTGAGAGCAGTGTGGCTCCATCTGGGCTTCTGTCACCCTGTGACTCTAAGGACTTCCCTTTTCTGCCAGACCACGTTTTGTGGGGATTGTGAGGAGTCTAGATTCTTTGCAGGGGGACCTCTCATATATGTGTGTTCTGGGTTGAGGGGATATTTCAGGCTTAATATAAACCCCCTAGACATGCTGGGCAGTGATTAAATCCTCAGCCCACATTCATTCCCAAATGTAGGGTTCTTAGGCCATGGATGGCCTGGAACTGTCCCTACAGTGGTCCTTCCTCACAACCAGCCACGGCGTTGAGAGCCAGGCAGACGTTTCCCTCTTAAGGGTCCCCCCTGTAACCCCAAGGACTTTCATGGTTATCCTCAGGGATGAGATTGGAGGCACTGAGTATATGTGTAACAATTGTTTTTTaggtgtctttttttgtttgttttttgtttttgataataaAAACATACTTGGGCTGTTACTCATTTCTTATATTTGATGGCATTTAGTTGGTATTGAAGAGATACAGCTAACTAGACGAGGAGCAGAATAATCAGGCTTATTCTCTTTTTTGTGactagttttttttgtttgcttttgttttctcttgttcCCTGGCCCTCCCACCCCCTTTGGTGTGACTTCTCCATTTCTTCTCAGAACGTCTGCCATCTCCGTGGAGGTGCGGGCACTTGGCCAAGAGTAGGAGATAGCAGTACTGTAGAATAGGCAAGAGTGGGGGTTAGTCAAGGGGAGAGAGCAGCTGACCATGGCCACACCCCTGAGTCTCAAAGTAGGGGACAGGATCGTGGTTAGAACTCAGTGTCTCTAGGGTAGGGGTTCTTTACCTATGGGGTTGCAGGACTGGGAAAAGCTTAGGGAATGGCAAATACTCAGGGAGTCCAGGGTCCATGTTAGAAAATTGTGTGTCTGAGTGTCCTGTCTTCCTAGGGAATGGGTCTATTTTTCATTGAATCAAATAGAGTGAGCCTTCAAAAATATAAGAACCATGCTCTTCTGTTCTGTCCAGCAAATTCTCAGCAAACTGCATTCTTTCCATTCTTAGAGTCTCTGCcggtctgggggtgggggtcaagGAACTCGGGATCTCAGTTGGGTTGGGAGCTGCTACAAAAGAATTTCTGTTGGCTtttggtttttttaggaggtactggagattgaacccaggaccttgtacatgggaagcaggtgctcaaccagtgagctatatccactccccgaTGAGAAttgagtttcttttttcttttcttttctttttttctttttagaaggtaccagggtttgaacctgggaccctggacatgagaagcaggtactcaaccactcgAACTGCATCATCTCCCCCTCTGGGCCTTTTTTAAAGTACCTAATTTAAGTCTTATTACCAAAACAGTGTGTGTTCAttgcagaaagaggaaagaaaaattcattaattCCATTTGTCATTTCTGAATTCCTCTTACAGTCCAGGCACTGCAACTGGTGCTaagaacacaaaaacaaataaagcCCGTGACCTGCCGTGGAGAGACTTGCAGTATAGAGAGGAGGGAAGACCTAAGTAGTGATAGAAGCTGTGAAGGATACGTTTAGGAGGCTCGAAAAAGGAGTAAACTTCTTTCCTGGGAAATAGTCTCTCAGGAAAAGCTTCATTAAGGAAGTGACTAGAGCTGACATTTGAAAGGAGAAGGTGTTTACCCTGTCTCCAAAAGGCAGAGGAAGCTAGTTCTGTGAACAAATCTGGAGAGGTTACTTTTGGATCTGCAGCACAGAGGGCAGCAGGCtgtggagagagaggagactGAAAAGGAAGGCAGGACCACACAACTGAGCCATGCAAAGTTCTAATCTGTGTTAGAATGGTGATTCTGCTCATAATGGGGACTATGGGAGAGAGTGCAAGCAGAAGCAAGTGGGCAGCCTCCAGGATTTCAGGCATGAGGTGAGGGCTTTAAGGCCATGTCgtgcatgtttattttgtctttatgagAGCCCCTTTGAGAGATGGCAATGTGCAGAGAGGAAACATGAACTGAAAATTTTGCTCAGGCAGAACCACTGCATTTCCAGGCTCTCTCCCTCGGGATCCTGCACAGATTTTGCTACTTGTTCCCTGTCCCTCTTCTAGGCCAGTATAGTCCCACTTGCCCCACACAGGCTCTCATACAGCAAAAGCAGGCCCTGCGTCTGGGGAGCAGAtaagctcaagtggttgagggactgcatcccatgtacaaggtcctgccCAGTGTCTTCTCTGCCTCCTCTTGTCATGTAGTTTAGggtccccttcccaccccttcccTATTCCCCTGGGCCTGTTTTTGGTGGCAACTCATTGCTATGGGTTTATTATGAAGCCGCTGCCCTCCAGAACCCCGAAGTCTTAATAGATGTTTTGCTCTTGCCCAAACGAGGCTCCTTCACTTAATATGTGAACAATTGTCACCTTGGATCTGAGCCCTTGTGTTCGTCTCTGTTAATTTTGTCTTGTTCGGCTTGATACTCTCCAAGTTGCAGACTTAAAGGTTAACTAAAACAGGGCCAAAGGCAGACCCCAAAGCAAGTCATTAGAGACCTTCCTCCTAACCTAACCTCCTAGCCTTGGTTAGGAGATCTTAAAGGCCCGAAGCCCTGAAAAGACTGGTATCCCTTTCTCCATGTGtgattcaaaatgaaaatatccaacCATGAAGTATATATTATAGAAGGAAGTTCAACACGCTTACATTGATACTTTCAAAAACTGCACACACCATCTAATTCTGATCCCCAATTTTTTTCTTGGATTTGTGCTGCCTGTTTTGCAGGGGTGTAAACCTTGACTTGGGCTGCCTcaatgcagcaccattcctgtcTCCATTCAGTGCTCAGCTGAGCAGTGCCTCCACCATCAGGCCAACACTCTATGGCTGACTACCCTACCAGTCTTAACAGTGTCGCCCACACCAAGCCTCATTGCTTCACCTGGACCATAGGGGCGGCAGATGTGATTCTAGCCTGCTATTGTGTTGCGATCCCAGTTCTCTAGGAAAAGAGGTGATTTGGGATCCTGGGTTCAGCATGCATGGACTAGAAAGGACTCGACTGGGAGTGAGGGTTCCAATTGTTCCTCTTGAGTCTAGGCACTCAGGCCTATGGAAGGGTACTAGAGGCTGGGGGTGGGATCAGAGAGACTCCTGGAGGGAGGAGTGTGCTAATACTAATTTGGCTGCCCTCTGGTCTCATCTAGAGTCAGCTCTGTCCCAGCATCATGGTCTTACTCCTCCTTACAGTGAGTGGGGGTCAGGAAAGAAGGTAGGTGACAATGATACGTGGAAACTAATGCTTTTCTCTTACCTCGGCAGGTTCACAGCCTCATAGAGGAGCACAAAAGAGCTGTGTGTGTATAAGAGAGGAATGGTCATGGGGAATAACGTCATTTTTCTAAGATTATGGCCTAGTGAATAATAGTTTCTAAAtgaatattgaatgaatgaatggattttcCATGGATTCCCATGGTGCACTTTGGGAAAGAGGCATGTACCCATTTCATGTCCAGTAGTGGAGGAAGTTAAGGTTGGGAGGGAAGGTTGGGGGAGATTGTGAACACTTTCTCATACCATGCTAAATGGCTTGGATTTCTTGGCTAGGGAAAGAATATGGAGGACAAGCAGGTCAATGAAACTGCGAAAAGAATAGGGATAGCCCTGTCTTCATGGAGCTTTAGTTTAATTTCCTAAGAGGAAGAGACCAGAgtgttaatgttttaaaaatttttattgtggtaatgtaTGCAGCATAAAAATTTCCATtgtaaccattttaagtgtacaattcagtggcactgattacattcataatgttgtgctaccatcaccaccattcattaccaaaaacTCTTTCATTACCCCAAATAGGAACTCAGTACCCATTAAGCACTAACTCCTCATTCTTCCCTCCCCCGTCCTCTGGTAACTTCTAATTtcctatgaatttgcctattctaggtaTTCATGTAAGTTGAATCATattatatttgcccttttgtgtgtaacttatttcactcagcatattttcaaggttcaatcatgttgtatcagaacttcattctttttatggctgaataatattccgttatATGGATagactgcattttgtttatccatctgtcgatagacacttgggttatttctaccttttggatattgtgaataatgctgcttatgaatattggtatacaagtatctgtatacctgttttcaattatttggggtatatatctaggagtggaattgccaagacatatggtaattctatgcttaattttttgaggaaccaccaaactagtTTCTACACTGTCTGCACCATTtaacattcccatcagcaatgcacAAGTATTTCaacaatttctccacatcatcactttaaaaaaaaaagctgtcttAAGGGGTATGAGATGGTTTCtcataattttaatttgcatttctctaattgttaatgatatttagcatcttttcatgtactttttggccgtttgtgtattttctttgacAAATTATCTATCCAAGTCTTTTACTtacattttaattgggttgtttatctttttgttgttgacttgtaggagttcttcatatattctggatattaaaaccttatcagaaaATATGATTTGCAACGATTTTCTCccgttctgtaggttgtcttttcactttcttttttttttttttttaaagatttatttattttatttaatttccccccctctcctggttgtctgttcttggtgtctatttgctgcgtcttgtttctttgtccgtttctgttgttgtcagcggcacagggaagtgtgggcggcgccattcctgggcaggctgcactttcttttcacgctgggcggctttttcctcacgggcgcactccttgcgcgtggggctcccccacgcgggggacaccctggcatggcacggcactccttgcgcgcatcagcgctgcacatggccagctccacacgggtcaaggaggcccggggtttgaaccgcggacctcccatatggtagacggacgccctaaccactgggccaaagtccgtttcccttcactttcttgataatgtcctttgatgcacaacagtttctaattttggtgaagtccaatttatgtatttttcttttgctgcttgtgcttttggtatcatatctaagaatctattGCCAGATCCAATCTCAGTAAGATTTtctgctatgttttcttctatgagttttattgttttagctcttatatttaggtccaatgaccattttgaattaatttttgaatatagtgtgagataagggtccaaCTTTTGTATGTGGACTTACAGTTTTCCCAACACTGTTTCTTGAAGAAACCATTCTCCCCCCCACATCTTGAGTGTACTTGGCACCATTgttgaaaatcaactggccataatTGGAGACCACAGTATAATTGTTGTCTGTGGGGAAGAAGCCTTTGAGGGAGAAGGTTTTGAAAATAGAGGGGATGGGGTATTAGACCCCTAAATTTTAGGAGGGGAAGATATATGCAGGTCAAGAAAGTAAAACTGGAAAGGAATGGAGGTAGTCCTTCCTTTGAGCTAGAAGGAGGGAGGAAGTATGGGATTGGAGGAGGATTTAGTTTGTATAAAGTATGAAGTGTGGTCTCTTTCCTTGCTAATATAAGGATTAAGGTTATCAAGGTATACTCTGTTGGACTAAGAGGGTTTATAAAAACTGTCAAGTTTTAGAAATGCCATTAGTAAGTCAGAGCATGTGCATTTGAAGACCATGACTGGGCAGTCGCAAATTCAACACAACCATGCATTTTTTTGTAGCAGGTGCTAGCAGCCTTGAAGCAAAAGCAGAAAACAGACCGCTGGGTTGATCCACAGCCATGGCTTGACAGCCAGGATGTGGTCTGCAAAAAGCCAAGGAGCAAGGTAATTGCAGCAGCTGGAGAGGGTGTGTGCGAAATGAGGTACCAGGAGGTCCAGGCTGGGTCCAACtggaccggggggggggggggggtgctgggagACTGGAAGGTAATTGGAATCAGAGCACTGATGCTTCCATTGAGGCTGCTGAGAAGTAGAGGGCACCCTGAGAAGTGTGGTCAAAAAAGGGACATTTTAAAATGGAGCCACTCGGAGTCCAGAATATGTCGACAGGGAAATAAGCTATTGAGTGGAGACTGAATTCATTGGAATAGAAtattgtgttaaattcaaaggatttatctttacttgataaaatcaatttagagcttttgatttgaccatatcagtagggtgtgattaagattgagtccctgcctccttggtgggccaatataaaCACTCACTCAagcagacacacaggaagagagagagccccatagatgccagaggagagaattttgtcTGTttgagaaggctcaaacagctaaagctcaGGAAGAGCGACCAGGCAGAGGtaagccaccatcttgcttcaacatgtggcagctgactttggtgagaaagcacccttgagttggactctttagggccttgtacctggaagcttttaccccaaataaataccctttataaaagccaacagatttctggtactttgcatcagcacccctttggcagacatACAGTGGTTTAGCAGgcaaatgtataatttttttttaaagagttgttCCTTaggtcaatgtctttttttttttaatccctccccatggctttttgcttgctgtctgctctctgtgtccattctctgtgcactcttctgtgtttttcgcttgtctccctttttgttgcatcaccttgctgagctggcactccatggcacttgtgggccagcggCACTCTGTGATGCccgggccagcagctctccacagcttGCGAacaagcctgtcttcacaaggaggccccaagatgcaaacccagggcctcccatatggtagatgggagcccaactgattgagccacagccgcttcccataattttttttaatctatattaATGGTCATACAgtatataaagatgtaatctgagacAATAACAATATAAAAGGGAGATGTTCTatttagagcaattagacaagaaaaaagaattagaggcatccaaaaagaaaacaaaaaaacaacaaaccaacctaaataaattaaataaataaaggcatccaagtaggaaaagaagacataaaactctatttgtggatggCATGATCCTGTagtacagaaaattctgaaatgtttatgaTAAAGTTACctaagctaataaataaattcagcaaagtggcaggatacaagatcaacatgcaaaaatcagtaatgtttttgtacactagtgtTGAGCAATATGAGGTGGAAATCAGAgggaaaatcccatttacaataccaacaaaaaggctcaaatacctaggaatcaatttaacaaaagaagtataaGACTTTTGTACCAAAAActataaaaccattttaaaagaaatcagtaaagacctaaacaaatagacattctgtgttcatggattgggagactaaatatcatgaagatgtcaatccttcCCAAACTaatttgtagattcaatgcaatactgatcaaaattccaacagcctactttacagaaatagaaaaggtaattaccaaattcatttggaaaggaaagtgcacccaaatagctaaaatcattttaaaaaagaagagcgacatgggaggaattttactgcctgaccttgaaacatactacaaagctacagtggtcaaaacagaatggtactggcataaagatagacacatcaatcagtggaatagaattaagagtccagaaataaagcctcacttctatggtcaactggtATTTGACAGGCCtatcaagtccatgttaacaggacaaaacagtctcttcaacaaacggtgctgggagaactggatttctataaccaaaagattgaaagagtacccctatcttgctccctatacaagaatcaactcaaaatggatcaaagacctaaatataaaagcaaggaccataaaactactagaagaaaatatatggaaacatattcaagaacttgtggtaggtggtggtttcttggaccttacacccaaaccatgcacaacaaaagaaaaaaaatagataaatgggacctcctcaaaattaaatacttctgcaCCTTACAGGACTTTggtaaaagggtgaaaagacaatgggagaaaatatttggaaatcacatgtccaataagggtttaatatccatgatatataaagagatgttacaagtcaacagtaaaaagacaaacgacctgatttaaaaatgggcaaaagattaaaaaaaaaaaagatttatttatttctctccgcccccccaccccggttgtctgttctctgtgtctatttgctgcgtcgtctttgtctgcttctgttgttgtcagcggcacaggaatctgtgtttcttttagttgagtcatcttgttgtgtcagttctccgtgtgggtagagacattcttaggcaggctgcactttcttttgcactgggtggctctccttatggggtgcactccttgcgtgtggggctcccctacacgggagacacccctgcatggcaggcactccttgcgcacatcagcactgcacatgggccagctgcacacaggtcaaggaggcccagggtttgaaccgcggacctcccatgttgtagacggacgccctaactactgggccaagtccgccacctgggcaaaagatttgaacagatgtttgtccaaagaagaaatacaaatggcaaaaaaacacatgaaaaaaatgttcaacatcattcatgattagggaaatgcaaatcaaaactacaatgagatatcatttcatactcagaatggccactattagaaagacagagaactacaagtgttggagaagatgtggagagataggaacagttattcactattggtgggaatgaagaaaggtacagccactgtaaaggactgtttggcagttcctaaagaagttgaatatagatttgccacatgaccctgcaataccaatACCACTacaatacccagaagaactgagaacagtgacacaaacagacatctgcacaccattgttcatagcagcgttattcatgattgccaaagttggaaacaacccaggtgtccatcaaccaatgactggataaacaaactgtggtatattcacaaaaTGGAGtgttatgcagtggtaagaagaactgaagtcataaagtatatgacaacatggatgaaactggccattttgttgaatgaagcaggccagacacaaaaggacaaatactgtatgactgagttactatgaactaaatatacagtatattgtatgattccatttgtataaaatgtaaatataaatcaatttttaaagataaaatttgggaagtggatgtggctcaagtgactgagctcccacctaccacataagaggtcctggaattggttcccagtgtctcgtaaagaagatgagcaagacagcaagctgatacaatgggcaggcatggcaagctaacacaaaatacatgaggaggaaaacaatgagagacccaaaaaAGTAggaagtggagatggctcaagcaattaggtgcctccttcccaaatgggaggtcctgggtttggttttcagtgcttcctaaaaagaagaccagcacacaacaaacagacacagcaaatgcaaacaatgaggagttggggagaaataaataaataaaatcttaaaaagaaaaagatgaaatttgattagtgcttaggtagggctagggaaggcatgctaaaggatatggagtttttctttttggagtaatgaaattctaaaattttttgtgatgatgaatgcgcaatattgtgattatactacaagttattgatcatacactttgtttaaaaga contains:
- the HINFP gene encoding histone H4 transcription factor isoform X3, which gives rise to MPPPGKTPRKENLGLQCEWGSCSFVCSAMEEFCEHVTQHLQQHLHSSEEDEEEDPLEEEFSCLWQECGFYSLDNSADLIRHVYFHCYHTKLKQWGLQALQSQADLTPCILDFHSRNVIPDIPDHFLCLWEHCESSFDNPEWFYRHVEAHSLCCEYQAVGKDNHVVLCGWKGCTCTFKDRCKLREHLRSHTQEKVVACPTCGGMFANNTKFFDHIRRQTSLDQQRFQCSHCSKRFATERLLRDHMRNHVNHYKCPLCDMTCPLPSSLRNHMRFRHSEDRPFKCDYCDYSCKNLIDLRKHLDTHSKEPAYRCDFENCSFSARSLCSVKSHYRRVHEGDSEPRYKCHVCDKCFTRGNSLTVHLRKKHQFRWPSGHPRFRYKEHEDGYMRLQLVRYESVELTQQLLRQPQEGSGLGASLNESGLQGIILETVPGEPEAADEEEGGGGEGTTLSAPQDTSSPVVHVVNQTNIQGEREIVYYVLSEAPGEPPPASEPSSGGIVEKLQGLAEEPEVQMV
- the HINFP gene encoding histone H4 transcription factor isoform X1 encodes the protein MSKAKLVKAMPPPGKTPRKENLGLQCEWGSCSFVCSAMEEFCEHVTQHLQQHLHSSEEDEEEDPLEEEFSCLWQECGFYSLDNSADLIRHVYFHCYHTKLKQWGLQALQSQADLTPCILDFHSRNVIPDIPDHFLCLWEHCESSFDNPEWFYRHVEAHSLCCEYQAVGKDNHVVLCGWKGCTCTFKDRCKLREHLRSHTQEKVVACPTCGGMFANNTKFFDHIRRQTSLDQQRFQCSHCSKRFATERLLRDHMRNHVNHYKCPLCDMTCPLPSSLRNHMRFRHSEDRPFKCDYCDYSCKNLIDLRKHLDTHSKEPAYRCDFENCSFSARSLCSVKSHYRRVHEGDSEPRYKCHVCDKCFTRGNSLTVHLRKKHQFRWPSGHPRFRYKEHEDGYMRLQLVRYESVELTQQLLRQPQEGSGLGASLNESGLQGIILETVPGEPEAADEEEGGGGEGTTLSAPQDTSSPVVHVVNQTNIQGEREIVYYVLSEAPGEPPPASEPSSGGIVEKLQGLAEEPEVQMV
- the HINFP gene encoding histone H4 transcription factor isoform X2, whose product is MSKAKLVKAMPPPGKTPRKENLGLQCEWGSCSFVCSAMEEFCEHVTQHLQQHLHSSEEDEEEDPLEEEFSCLWQECGFYSLDNSADLIRHVYFHCYHTKLKQWGLQALQSQADLTPCILDFHSRNVIPDIPDHFLCLWEHCESSFDNPEWFYRHVEAHSLCCEYQAVGKDNHVVLCGWKGCTCTFKDRCKLREHLRSHTQEKVVACPTCGGMFANNTKFFDHIRRQTSLDQQRFQCSHCSKRFATERLLRDHMRNHVNHYKCPLCDMTCPLPSSLRNHMRFRHSEDRPFKCDYCDYSCKNLIDLRKHLDTHSKEPAYRCDFENCSFSARSLCSVKSHYRRGDSEPRYKCHVCDKCFTRGNSLTVHLRKKHQFRWPSGHPRFRYKEHEDGYMRLQLVRYESVELTQQLLRQPQEGSGLGASLNESGLQGIILETVPGEPEAADEEEGGGGEGTTLSAPQDTSSPVVHVVNQTNIQGEREIVYYVLSEAPGEPPPASEPSSGGIVEKLQGLAEEPEVQMV
- the HINFP gene encoding histone H4 transcription factor isoform X4, whose amino-acid sequence is MPPPGKTPRKENLGLQCEWGSCSFVCSAMEEFCEHVTQHLQQHLHSSEEDEEEDPLEEEFSCLWQECGFYSLDNSADLIRHVYFHCYHTKLKQWGLQALQSQADLTPCILDFHSRNVIPDIPDHFLCLWEHCESSFDNPEWFYRHVEAHSLCCEYQAVGKDNHVVLCGWKGCTCTFKDRCKLREHLRSHTQEKVVACPTCGGMFANNTKFFDHIRRQTSLDQQRFQCSHCSKRFATERLLRDHMRNHVNHYKCPLCDMTCPLPSSLRNHMRFRHSEDRPFKCDYCDYSCKNLIDLRKHLDTHSKEPAYRCDFENCSFSARSLCSVKSHYRRGDSEPRYKCHVCDKCFTRGNSLTVHLRKKHQFRWPSGHPRFRYKEHEDGYMRLQLVRYESVELTQQLLRQPQEGSGLGASLNESGLQGIILETVPGEPEAADEEEGGGGEGTTLSAPQDTSSPVVHVVNQTNIQGEREIVYYVLSEAPGEPPPASEPSSGGIVEKLQGLAEEPEVQMV